CTGACCGCCTCCGCCGGAGCGAGATCCGCATTGGTGCCGCCTACCGGCACGATCCACGCCAGGTGTTGCAGCTGCTCGAGGAAACCGCCCTCAACGTTCCCAGGGTGTTGAAGGCTCCCGCCCCTAGAGCCTTGCAGGTGAAGTATGGAGACTCAGCCATCGAGTACTCCTTGCGTTACTGGATCGCCGATCCCATGAGCAACATCGGCATCGTGAGCGAGGTGAATCAAGCGATCTGGACGGCCTTCAAACGCGAAGGAATCGAAATTCCCTTCCCGCAGCAGGTGAACACGATTCGAGAACGGCCCTCGCTTATGAGCGGGAGAGACGCGCAAGAAAAGCCTGATAAGACCCGGCATTGATCCAGCCGGTGGCAATGGTTTTGCTGGCGGTGGTGTTCACCCGTCCCCGGTGAATATGAGACGGTCCAGCAGGGAAAATCACGAGCTTGCCCCGCTCGGCGACTTCGTGATGGTGCTGCCAATGAAACTCAGTGCCAGCGTCAGGCACGTTGTCGCAATAAAGGATCCAAGCAAGCACGCGATGCACCGGCTCGGTGGCCTCATCGCTGATCGTCCAGTCGCAATGCCACTGCCGGAAACCCTCCCCAGGGGCATAGCGCTGCAGGTTGAAGATCGGCATCACGAACAGCTCTTGATCCGGGCACACCGCACGAAATAAGGACCGCTCCTTGAGGTATTGCGCAAGGGCTGCCGTCACCCCGCGCACGATCACCTCGGAGAGGGCATAGGCATCGGGGTCGCTGCGATCAATCGCCACCAGGCTGATGTCGGTTGACACCTTGGCAGGCTCGTCGCCACCGCCTGGCCCAAAGGCCACGCCAGGCCGTTGCAAGTCTTTGCGGCGATCAAAGAACGCCATCACACCATCGGCGACGGCCTCATAGCCGGCATTGCGGTACGACGCGATCAAGGAGACCTGCTCAATCACGGCAGATCTCCCAGGGAATGGCCACCACCGCCTCCAGCTGCTGCCAGCGTCCCTGGTCCTGCACCACCCTGGGAGTCAAAGACACCCTCTCAAGGGCCCGCATGAGCCGATCAGGAGCCAAGATCGCGGGATTTCCTGGATCCTGGGACAGGAGCAACACCTGCTGCTCAGCCGGATCCGCAAGAACCTGCAGATCAAGATCAGCCAGCTCCCGTTCAAAAAACGTGCGCCGCAACCGCGATGTGATCCGTTCACCAAGGGCAGCGGCGAAATGCTCGAGGCTTTCGCTGTCACCGGAGAGGCCGCAGTTCAGGGCAAGCCAAATCATCAGCTTGGCCCAGCTGTCCACCGTCCAGAGCGGCTGAAAACTCTCGCGGTTGTGTCGAACCAGCTCACCCAGGGCGAAATCCACCAGAGTGCCCTGAAGCTGATCGGAATCCGGTAACCCCATCCTGATGTTCAGCTGAAGACATCTTCCTCCTCGGAGGTCAGACTGGTGCAGCGCGCTGAGCCTGACGATGACCCTGGATCTCAACGACCCCGAACTCGAATTCTCGGATCTGGTGTACGCCTATCAGAGCTGGGTGATGGCGGTGATCAACGACGAGAAACTCGACAGCGAGGACACCCTGCTCACCGATGAGATCACTGAAGACGCGCTGAATGCGATGCGCTTTCTTCCTGGTGAAGTGACCAGTGCCATCGAAACCTCTCTGGCAAGGGTCTACGACGTGGATGCCGACGAACTGGCAGGGCTGCTGTTCCCCGAGGACTGATCCGACCAGCGAGACTGCCGCTGTGCTGACACTCCCGCACCATGGGTTGGACCACCGAAGACATGCCTGATCAGCGAGGTCGGGTCGCCCTGGTGACCGGGGCGAACAGCGGCCTTGGGCTGGAAACCACTCGGGCACTGATCGGCCGTGGCTGCACCGTTCTGATGGCCTGCCGCAGCGCACGCAAGGGTGAAGCAGCCCGAGCCCAGCTGCTGGAAGCAGGTGCTGCTGGGCTGGATCTTCTGGAGCTGGATCTCTCGGATCTGAACAGCGTGTCGCGCTGCGCAAGAGATGTAGCGGACCGTTACGGACGGCTGGATCTTCTGATCAACAACGCCGGACTGATGGCGCCTCCACGCATGCTCAGCCGCCAAGGCTATGAACTGCAGTTCGGTGTGAATCATCTCGGTCACTTCGCCTTAACCCAGGCTCTGCTGCCCTTGATGAACGACCGCCCGCAGGCGCGGATTGTCACCGTGACCTCCGGCGCCCAGTATTTCGGAGTGATGGCCTGGGAGGACCTTCAGGGAGAGCAGCGCTACGACCGCTGGAAGGCCTATTCCCAAAGCAAGCTCGCCAATGTGATGTTTGCCTTGGAACTGAATCAGCGGCTGCAGGCCTCCGGAAGTGCGGTGCGATCCCTCGCGGCCCACCCCGGACTGGCACGCACCAACCTGCAACCGGTGTCGGTGGCTGCCACGGGAGCCTGGCAGGAAGCCCTGGCCTATCGGCTGATGGATCCTCTCTTCCAAAGCGCTGCGCAAGGAGCCCTGCCCCAGCTTTATGCCGCCACGGCAAGCGATGCCCAGGGCGGTGAGCACTACGGCCCAAGCCAGTTGGGCGGAATGCGCGGTGCTCCCAAACAACAGCCGGTGGCCCGTGCCGCCAAGGATCAAAGCCAGCGGCAACGCCTCTGGACAGTGAGCGAATCACTGACTGAACACCACAGCGCTGCCGTGTGAGACCAACGACGATGGAAAGGGGAAATGCTGGCCGCGATCGCCAGCTGAAACTGCTGGAGCAACTGCAACGGTCTGACCAGGAAATGACAGGCCAGCAGCTTCATCGCTGCCTCCAAGACAAACCTGGGGCGATGGGCCTGGCCACGGTGTACCGGAACCTGCGCCAACTGCAGCGCCAAGGGAAAGTGCGCTGTCGTCATCTGCCCACGGGTGAAGCTCTTTATGCACCAGTGGAGCGAGATCATCATCACCTCACCTGTGTGGACTGCGGCAAGACCGAACGTCTTGAGCACTGCCCGATCCATGGCCTGAACGTGGAGGCTCCGGAAGCAGACGATTTCGATGTGATCTTCCACACCCTGGAATTTTTCGGGCTCTGTCACAGCTGCCGCGACAGTCGCTGAGAACCCAGTGGAACGCTCAATTCAAGTGGGCGATACTGGGATCGAACCAGTGACAATCTCCTTGTAAGGGAGGTGCTCTACCGCTGAGCTAATCGCCCGAAGTTGAGATTCTGCCTGATCGCGGCAGGCTGGGTCACGGATGAAACACTGCGATGGCTTTGGGCCGGGACCATGACCGCGCCACGCTGATCGGCTGTGTCCCCGCTGGCCTGCTCGCGGGGTTCTGGTTGGGCTGGAGTCTGGGCGTGCTCACCGCCGCGGCCTTCGCCTGGGGAGGACTCTGGCTCTCTCCCGATCTCGACACTCGCTCCAGGGCCCTGAAGCGGTGGGGCCCCCTGGGCTGGATCTGGCGTCCCTACCGGACGCTGATCCCGCATCGATCGCTGTTCTCCCATGGCCCTTTGATCGGCACCGGGCTTCGGCTGACCTGGATGCAGACCGTTGTGATGATGGCTTGGTTCGGACTCAGCGCCCTTCCCGGCTGGTCTTACCCAACACCCAGCGAGGGACTTCCGGTGGTTCTTGCATGGCTGCAGAAGCATCCCGGCCCCCTGCTGGCCGTTCTGCTGGGGCTGGAAACCAGTGTTTGGCTGCATCTGATCCTCGACGGTGATCCTCTGCCCGCTGAATGGCCCCGACGCTGGCCGCACAGACGGCGCCGGTGAGAGGGTGGCGCCAGACGCCGACAGACTCCATGGCCCAGCACGCCACGGTTCCTGGTGATCAGGATCCCCTGCGCTACCTCGAAAGCGTGGTGGCACGCCTGCGGGATCCAGTGAACGGGTGCCCCTGGGACCTAGAGCAGACCCATGCCTCCCTGGTGCCCTATGTGCTGGAGGAAGCCCATGAGGTGGCTGACGCCATCCGCCATGGCGACGACCGGCATCTGAAAGAAGAACTGGGCGATCTTCTGCTGCAAGTGGTGCTGCACGCCCGCATTGGTGAAGAAGACAACCGCTTTGATCTCGATGCAATCGCCACGGCCATCAGCGACAAACTGATCCGCCGCCATCCCCACGTGTTCGGCGAGGCCAGAGCGGAAAGCAGTGAGGCCGTGCGCTTGAGCTGGGAGGCCATCAAGGCCGCAGAACGGGCGGAACAAACGGGAGGGGAGCAATCCTCCAACCCGCTGAGCGATCAACTGGCCGGCAAGGTGCGAGGGCAACCGGCCTTGGCCGCTGCCATGACCATCTCGCGCAAGGCCGCCAAGGCCGGTTTCGAGTGGGATGCCATCGACGGCGTCTGGGGGAAGGTGCAGGAGGAGCTCGACGAGCTCAAGGACGCCATCGCCTCGGGAGATCGCCGCCATGCTCAAGATGAGCTCGGCGATGTGCTGTTCACCCTGGTGAATGTGGCCCGCTGGTGCGGCCTTGATCCCGAGGAAGGACTGGCCGCAACCAATCACCGCTTCCTGGATCGTTTCTCCCGGGTTGAGAGCGCCCTGAACGGAGATCTGCAAGGCCGGAGCATCCAGGAGCTCGAAGAGCTGTGGCAGCAAGCGAAGGCTGCGATCCGTGCTGAAAGCGCTCAGTCGTCTTAATCACCCCTGAATCTGGCAGCCACATCATTCAAAAAATATTTTGTGGTGATGAACCCGCGCCTGTACGGCTTCTGGCCTGTCCTTAGTGCTGGCTTGGTGGGCGCTCTGCTCATGGCCTGCAACCAGACGAACACTCCGAAAGCGGATGGCTGCGATCCATCCGTGGACACCATCACCCTCCCAGATGATCGCGGCCGCCTCTGCGGCCGCCGCATGGAAAACCCCCAGGGTGAGAGCTCCCATGCCTACCTGGGCATTCCCTTTGCAGAAGCTCCCGTCGGACCTCGACGCTGGGCTCCCCCGGTGGCCAAAGCGAGTCTGGGAAAAGATCTGTTCCAGGCCATTCGCTTCGGCAATGCCTGCATCCAGCCCTCGGGAGCCCTCAAGGGCTACTCAGGGTCAGAGGACTGCCTGTTCCTGAATGTCTACAAACCGAAGACATCCGGCAGTGATCCACTTCCAGTGATGGTTTACATCCCTGGTGGCGGATTCATTGCATCCCAGAGCCCAGTTGAACTGAACGGCACGGCATTCGCCAATCGGGGCGTGATCGTGGTGACTACCCATTACCGCCTGGGTTCGTTGGGATTCATGCGCTACATGAACGGGAACGAGGCCATCGAGGGGAATTTCGGCATCCAGGACCAGCAACTGGCGATGCAATGGGTGAAAAACAACATCAGTGCCTTCGGAGGAGATCCCGACAAAATCACCCTGTTCGGAGAAAGCGCCGGCGCAATGTCGGTGGGCCTGCATCTGTTCTCCATCCCCAGCAGCGGCAATCTTTTTCGTGCCGCCATCATGGAATCCAACATTTACGGAATCCGATACAACACGGCGCAGACTGCCTCCAAAGCAGGCCAAAGCTTTGTCAATCTCCTCTGCAGCAGTTATCAACCCGACAACTGCGCCGCAGACGGGGCTTGGCTGCGCAGCCTAACCACCGAACAAATCGCCCAAGCAGAACTCCTCACCCTGCCCTCTGGAGGAATGCCAGGGCTCATCACCCAAGTTCTGACTGAAGGAACAGTCCCCTGGTTGCCAGTGGTGAACGTCGCTCCGATTCTCGAGCAACCCAATCAGGGCTACAGCGAAGGTGTTGAAGCCAAGCCCTACGTGTTCGGTGTGAATCGCGATGAGGGTGCCTTTTTCCTGGCGGAGTCCAACTCACTCACGCCAGAGCAATACCGGCAGATCCTCAGCAAGAGATTTACGCCCGCGCAACGCCAGAAGATTCTCAACTACCGCGAAAACGGTCGCTTGCTCTACGCCCCCGAAGCCTATGAGCCGCGGCCTGCCGGTGGTCTGACCCCGGCGAGTATCGCCCTGGCCAGGCTTCAGACTGATCTGATGGCAGCAGCACCCAATCTGCAGGTGGCGGCCAAAGTGCATCAGCAACACCAAGCGAACGACATCCCGCAGTACGGCTACCACTTCACTTATCGCGCCAGCTTCGACTTCAATGGCTTTCTGCGCTGCAGCGAAGCAGCTGACATGGTCTGCCACACCGATGAAATTCCCTTCGCGTGGGCAGACCTGGTGAGGAAAAACGCTGAGGGAGGGACTATCCCCGTCAGTGACCCACCGCCATCAGACGCTGACAAAACCTTGGCTGCAACCATGAACGCGGCCTGGGCCGGCTTCGCCAAGGATCCACTCAGCGGCTGGGGACATCCCCGCTTCGACGGCACACCCAGCAGCGATGTGGTGGTCTGGAACAACCCTGTGGGCCAGGGCATGCTGATGCCCGAAGCCCGTTACGCCTTCTGGAAGCCGATGTTGCTTCCCTGATGGCGCCAAAGACCTCTGTCTGGGTTGACGCGTCAACCCAGCTCCTTTTGGAGAAAGGCGATCACGTCCCCCCAGGCTTGGTCTGAACACTGGGGGTCCCAGCGTTCACCGTCATCACGCATGAAGGTGTGATTCGCCTCATAGAGACGGGTTGTCTGCCGCAGGCCAGGCACTGCAGCGAACGCAGCGAGGATCGCCTCGCGGGCCGGCTCCGGCACATGGGGGTCGAGGCTGCCAAAGATCGTGAGCAAGGCCCCCTGGATCTCAGCAGCACGCTGGAGGGAATCGGCACGATCTGAACCCAGCACACCATCGTGGAGCCCCGTGGGGTAGATGCAGGTTGTGGCCCGCACTTGAGGCCGCAGGGCGGCTCGAAAGGCCAGGTGCCCACCGATACAGAAGCCCACAGCTCCCAGACGGGCACCATCGACGGCGGCCTGATCCGTGAGCCAATCGAGAACAGCAGCAGCGTCCGCATCAAACGCTGCTGTGGAGGTGTTTCTGGCGTTGTCATTCCCCCGCAGCCGACCCGTGGCATCGGGCTTGATCACCGCGCCGATCGGTTCACGGCGGTGGAAGATCTCAGGAGCGGCCACCACGTAGCCGTAACCCGCTAAACGATCCGCCAAGCGCGTGATCGGATCACCAAGCTGATAAATATCCGAGTAGAACAGCACCCCAGGCCGGCGACCTACAGGCTGGGGCTGTGCGACATAGAGGCGCATCAAGCTCCCATCCACAGTCAGGCCGATGGTGTCGCGACGGATCTGCACACTGCGGCTGGCCGATGACTGGACCGTAGGCCGGGTTGATGCTCGGTGGGATCAGAAATGCGGGTTAACGGATCTTGCTTGGGAACCCCAGAGAGCACGCTTGACCTGATCGGCTTCCCTGATCAGCAATTGCGCTTGAGCTCGCGTGAAGCAGCACCTGGCCCTCTCCTCGATCAGCAGCAGATCTAGGAGGTCATCCACCGGCCGCCTATTCATCGCATTGACCATGCCTAACCCTGTAACCATTAAGAGCTTAACCAGTTCATAACTAACAATCCATCGGTGAATTCACTCAGTCGTCCGCGGATGGGCGCGCTTGTCGGCGGCGCTTGAGCTCGCTGCGCCGGCCCTTGGCATCGAGCCGACGTTTCACGGCTGCACGCCCAGGACGGGTGGCACGGCGTTGGGGCGGAGGGGGCTTCAACCCTTCCCGCAACCAATCCGCCAGACGTGCCATCGCCCGCTGACGGTTTTGCCACTGCGATCGCTCCTCAGCGACCACAACCCTGAGGCAACCATCCTCCAGACGGGACGCCAACTGCTCCCTCAACCGCGCCTTCCGAAAAGGTCCGAGCACCCGGGAACCTTCCACATCAAATCGAAGCTCAACTCTTGAGTCGGTGGTGTTGACCCCCTGCCCTCCTGGACCGGATGCACGGGAGAAGCGCCACTGCAGTTCGGCAGCTGGAATCACCAAGCGTTCATTGATCCGCAGCTCCTGAACCAAAGCAACTGGCCTCTTGATTTACAGGCCCAAATTGTTTCTCAGAAGATCGAGCTTGGGATCACCACCGCCACCGCGCAGATGCTCCGGGAGTCTGTAGTCAATGGCATCCCAGACGGGGATTTGCAGATAGTCCGCAAGACCACTGGCATCCCTGCGAATCGCTGAGAGGGCACCGTGATCGGTCACATTGCTGCGACTGCCATCCCGGAACACCAGATTCAACTCGTAACTGTGATAGTTGGAATCGTTCCCCCGCACGGTTTCACGCAGCAACTGCAACGCGTGCACCTCACGGATCGAGTAATTCTTCGCTCGCACCCTGCACTGGCCCGACGTTCGATCAAAACTGGCCTCATGAGCCCGCGCTTGTTTCAGCATCAGGCCTCCACCCACAGCAAACGCCAGCGGCACCAGCACCCCCGCTGAGAACGGAATACCATTCCCAACGCTCATCACCAGCATTGCCACCGCAACACCCACTCCGCCAACGAGGAACAACAGGCAGAACGCCAACATGGCGGGGGTGGTCCGAAAGGTGACAGAGGAACTCATTAGCCCGCTTTTCAACAGCAAGCGATGGGTGCAAAAGTTATTTCCGCCATGCACAACAGGCGTCCAGTTCGTGCGCAGCGCCACTGGATCGTCAAAGCGAAGTGGGTCCAGACACTCCCTGGTGTCCTTGAAAATCGATAAAAACCGCTGGACAACACCCACAACACTGCCGGAGTCGTTGGCGTCAGTCTGCAGCAGCCGCGGCTCAGGCATGGCAAACCCGTCGTGCCCTTAGCTGGAATCAGGAAACCTTGGGCGCCACATCATGAGCGAAGCCCCCTCAACTGCATGCGACTGGATCGACGAACACCACAACGGGGTGCGCTACGGACTTCAGGGCGAAGTGATCGTGGACGAACAAAGCGCGATCCAGCGGATCACGGTGATCCATAGCAATCGCTACGGAAACGGGCTCCTCCTCGATGGCTGCTGGATGACAGCCGAACATCAGGAGCGCCACTATCACGAGCCCCTGGTTCATCCCGCCCTTTGTGCAGCCAGCTCGATCGATCGAATCCTGGTGATTGGCGGCGGCGATGGCGGAACGGCCCGTGAATGCCTGCGTCATCGCGAGGTGAAGCACGTCGATCTCGTTGAAATTGATGGTCGCGTTGTTGAGCTCAGCCAGAAACATCTGGCGGCGATCGGCGGTGGATGCTGGAGCGACCCGCGTTTTCAGCTCACCGTGGGAGATGGAATCGCCTGGGTGAGTCAGGCTTCAGACGCCAGCTACGACGTGGTGCTGGTGGATGGTTCCGATCCAGCGGGGCCGGCGGAGGGGCTGTTCAACCGCAGCTTCTTCCAGCACTGCCGCCGCATTCTCAAGCCCGGTGGAGTGTTTGCAACCCAAAGCGAATCACCGGAAGCGTTCCGCGCGGTTCACATCGACACCGTGCGCATGCTGCGTGAGGTCTTCGGTTATGCGGACCCTCTCTATGGCTGGGTCCCCATGTACCCCAGCGGCTGGTGGAGCTGGACCTTCGCGGCTAGCGACGGTCCCCGCTACCGCAGTCCCGATCCCGCACGCGCCGCAGCGATCTGCGATGGCTGTGACATCTGGAGCCCACGTTGGCAAATGGGAGCGTTTGAGGCCATCCCCGCCAGCATCGAAAGGGAGCTCGCCGCATGACGACAAACCGATTGCAGGCCTTCGACGCTGAGGAGATGTTTGACCAAGACGGAGCGATTTTCATGGGCGCTCGCCGCGATCCAGCCGGCTGTCAGGTCGGTGTGTTCGGCGTGCCCTATGACGGCACCACATCATTTCGCCCTGGAACCCGATTCGGCCCTGCAGCGATTCGCGAGGTCAGCCCCGGTCTGGAGACGTACTGCCCGCAGCTCGATCGAGACCTCGACACCCTGGCCTACGCCGATCTCGGCGCGCTCAACATCGCCTTCGGAGCACCCGAGCCTGTAGTGGAAGCTGTTGAACGGGCAACGGCAACAATTCTTGCCCTGGGCCTCAAACCGCTGATGCTCGGTGGGGAGCATTCCATCAGTTCCGGCGCCGTCGCAGCTGTGGCCAAAGACCATCCTGATCTGGTGCTGGTGCAACTCGATGCCCATGCAGACCTGAGGCAGAGCTGGCTCGGCGCAAGGCACAGCCATGCCTGCGCCATGCGCCGCTGCTTGGACGTGCTGCCGAGCGGCGATCTGCTGCAGATCGCCATCCGCAGCGGAACGGCCGAGGAATTCTCAGAACTGCATCGCAGTGGCCGCTTGATTCCACTGCATCAGATGAGCCAAAAGCTCAGCGATCTGCGCGGACGGCCGATCTACCTCACCGTGGATCTCGATTGGTTCGACCCTGCGGTGATGCCTGGCACCGGAACACCAGAACCCGGGGGTTTCACCTGGGCTGAATTCGCTGCTCTGATCAATGAGCTGCAGCATCACCACCTGGTGGGAGCGGATGTTGTTGAACTCGCCCCTCAACTCGATCCGAGCGGCATTAGCAGTGTGCTGGCTGCCAAGGTCACCCGAAGCTTGCTGCTGCTGATGGCTCAATAAAAGTGAGCCGCATCCATGCGCTGTTCTCTCAGCCTGGCGTGCTGCCGGCCCAACAAGGTGAGCACCAGGGTCGGGTGTTGATGGATCAACTCCATAAAGCTGTTGCGATCCAACGAGAAGGCATGAATCGGCGTGATGGCCGTCGCTGTTCGGCTGTGTCTCTGCCTCTCACCAATGAGATCTTCAAAGAAAAACACCTCACCACCTCCGTAGCGCAGTCGATCGCGCCCCCCACTCGACAACTCAACAAAACCGCGTTCAATCGCGTAGATCGACCTGGCAGGAGTCCCACGACCGAACAGCAAACTTCCGGTTGGAAGGATCAATTGATCGTGATTGCGATGCTCGGCGATTAGCTGCACAGCCGTCGGCATTGTGGTCGTCGCTGGCAACAGACTCGTTTAGATGATTTTTTATTCTCTAATAGAGACGCAAAAGGTAGATGTTGTCAAAAAGACAATTATCCATTCCTTAAAGCAAACCTGAAGCATTGATCGATAACGCTTCCCCCTCAACGGAAGCGCCAAGGTCAAGCTGGCGGTCACCCCTGGGAAGGTGGGCTTTTCCAGGCTCCAGCTCAGGCAGGGATGGCCGTTGTGCCGTCCAGTGGTGGCACCAAACCAGCCGCGCCAGCTCGGCATGCACAGGCAGATGACGCAAGCGGCACCAACCTCCTTGATGGGTCGTTGGCGCAGCGCAATGCGCGCAAGACTGGCAGGTTGATGACGGCAGAATCACACCTACCAGAAGGAGAGCTAAAGATAAGGACGCTTATGAAAGCGGTCCAGCAAAAGAGGACAATCTGCGGCTTTACTTCCACTTCCTACGCAATTCCGTAGGCCTCCATAGGATTCGGCGCACCCTCCCTCTAAACGTTCAACAGGCATGGATCTGCACCACACCCCGCTCCATGACCTCTGCATCACAACAGGCGGCCGCATGGTGCCGTTCGCTGGCTGGGAGATGCCCGTTCAATTTTCCGGCCTGATCAGTGAGCACACAGCGGTGCGACAGAGGGTGGGACTCTTCGACATCTCCCACATGGGAGTGCTGCGCATCCAAGGCAGCAATCCCAAGGACGCCCTGCAAACCCTGGTACCGACCGACCTGCATCGCATTGGCCCCGGGCAGGCCTGTTATTCCGTGCTGCTAAACGAATCCGGAGGGATCCGCGACGACCTGATCATTTATGACCTGGGGGAGACGAACGCCGACCAGGGAGAAGCCAGTTTGATCGTGGTGATCAACGCCGCCTGCGCGGCTGCCGATTCCGCCTGGATCAGTGAACAGCTCACACCTCAGGGCCTACAGGTCACCGATGAGAAGGGCGATGGCGTTTTGCTGGCCCTGCAAGGCCCTGAAGCCATGGCACGGATGGAGCACCTCAGCAGAGTCGACCTGCAAAAGCTGCCCCGCTTTGCCCATCGCATGCTCGAACTCACGGGGTTGTCCCGTCCTGTGTTCTGTGCGCGAACCGGATACACCGGTGAAGACGGTGTGGAGCTGCTGCTCGCACGTGACGATGGGCGGAACCTCTGGAACCACCTGATTGCTGAAGGGGTGACCCCCTGCGGCCTTGGTGCAAGGGACACCCTTCGCCTCGAGGCAGCCATGCATCTTTATGGCCAAGACATGGACGCTGGCACCACGCCATTCGAAGCGGGCCTGGGCTGGCTCGTGCACCTGGAGATGCCCACGGCCTTCACCGGCCGTGCGGCACTCGAGCGCGCTGCGGAAAGCGGACCATCCCGGCGACTGGTGGGCCTGAAGTTGAAAGGGCGCGCCATTGCTCGCCACGGTTACCCGGTGATCCACAACGGCGAACAGGCCGGAACGATCACCAGCGGCAGCTGGTCACCCACCCTCCAGGAAGCGATTGCCCTTGCTTACGTTCCGACCAACTTGGCCAAGGTGGGGCAGGAGCTTGGCGTCGAGATCCGCGGCCAGCTTCATGCGGCCACGGTCGTCAGGCGTCCTTTTTACCGCCATCCCTGAGGAAACCTGGGCTGTGGGAAAATCTCCTGTCACGAGATGAGAGATCCCATGCGCAGCAACGGTTGCGGCGACCTGCGCAAACAGCACATCGACGACACCGTGCAGCTCTGCGGATGGGTGGATCGCCGACG
The sequence above is a segment of the Synechococcus sp. PROS-7-1 genome. Coding sequences within it:
- a CDS encoding cyclic nucleotide-binding domain-containing protein, producing MPTAVQLIAEHRNHDQLILPTGSLLFGRGTPARSIYAIERGFVELSSGGRDRLRYGGGEVFFFEDLIGERQRHSRTATAITPIHAFSLDRNSFMELIHQHPTLVLTLLGRQHARLREQRMDAAHFY
- the speB gene encoding agmatinase, which encodes MTTNRLQAFDAEEMFDQDGAIFMGARRDPAGCQVGVFGVPYDGTTSFRPGTRFGPAAIREVSPGLETYCPQLDRDLDTLAYADLGALNIAFGAPEPVVEAVERATATILALGLKPLMLGGEHSISSGAVAAVAKDHPDLVLVQLDAHADLRQSWLGARHSHACAMRRCLDVLPSGDLLQIAIRSGTAEEFSELHRSGRLIPLHQMSQKLSDLRGRPIYLTVDLDWFDPAVMPGTGTPEPGGFTWAEFAALINELQHHHLVGADVVELAPQLDPSGISSVLAAKVTRSLLLLMAQ
- the gcvT gene encoding glycine cleavage system aminomethyltransferase GcvT is translated as MDLHHTPLHDLCITTGGRMVPFAGWEMPVQFSGLISEHTAVRQRVGLFDISHMGVLRIQGSNPKDALQTLVPTDLHRIGPGQACYSVLLNESGGIRDDLIIYDLGETNADQGEASLIVVINAACAAADSAWISEQLTPQGLQVTDEKGDGVLLALQGPEAMARMEHLSRVDLQKLPRFAHRMLELTGLSRPVFCARTGYTGEDGVELLLARDDGRNLWNHLIAEGVTPCGLGARDTLRLEAAMHLYGQDMDAGTTPFEAGLGWLVHLEMPTAFTGRAALERAAESGPSRRLVGLKLKGRAIARHGYPVIHNGEQAGTITSGSWSPTLQEAIALAYVPTNLAKVGQELGVEIRGQLHAATVVRRPFYRHP